From Faecalicatena sp. Marseille-Q4148:
AAAGAATTTGAATTGAGACTTATAAAATAAAAAGACAGTTTAAAAATAGAATTTATAAAATTATCTCTATAAGTTTAAAAGTTAAATTTTAAGATTGGAATCTTCTAATTATTTTGAAAATGTTCAATAGGAGGTACAGACCACCGAGAAGTTTAATTTGAACTCGAATTTTAAGAAAGAGAGGTACGGTCCAACAAAAACTTAAGCGAACATTCATAATTTTATGAAAGGAAGGTACAGACCACCAGAAATGTAATATTATTTATAATCATTAACATTTAAAATGGTTGTAAGAAGAGGTAAAAAGAATGATTGAAGAATCAAATTAAAAGTGGGTATCAATTAATAAATGATTAGTTGGTATCCATTTTTATGTATTTCTTTTGAGAAAAATGTAGCTTTTTTGACGAATTGTGCTATAATACAATTCGTATTAAAATATGAACAGTAAACTATGTAGGCTAGGGGGTATTAAGATGGCTACAAGAAGAGCAATGAAAAAACAGGAAAAGAAAAACGCAGGTATGACAGATAGAAATGAGACAGCAGTAAAAGAGGAGAAAATTGTGGAAGAGGCAGTTGCAGAAGAAGTGAAAGCAGAAGCAACTGAAGAACCAAAAGAAGAAACGAAAGCGGCAGAAGCGAAAAAAGAACCTGCAAAAAGAGGACGTAAACCGGGTTCTACAAAGAAAGAAATTAAAACAAGAATTATGATTCAGCACCAGGGAAAAGAAATTGATTCAAAAGACCTGATCGCAGCTGTAAAAAAAGAATGGACAAAAGGTAAAAATAAGATCGGCGATATGAAGTCAATGGATTTATATGTTAAGCCTGAAGATGGTGCGGCTTATTATGTAATCAATGGAGATGTTACAGGTAAAGTAGAGTTTTAAGAAGATCAGGGGACACATATATGGAACTAATGAATTTATTAACGGAACTGACAGACAGTGTAGCTTCGTATGTGTCAGGAAATGAAATGACAATTTCGATTGCAGTCATTGTGCTGGCAGCGCTGACTTGCTTTTTCGGAGTTAAAATCTTTCGCATCTGGATGGCAGTGATTGGATTTTTTGCAGGATTTATAATTGGTTTCTATATTCCGGTAAATGCACTGCAGCTTAGCATAGGAGTCGGATTAATTGCAGGTCTGATTTTGGGAATCGTGCTGGCGATTGTATCTGCAAAGATTTATATTGTCAGCGTAATGTTTGCCAGCTGGCTCTTCAGTGTGTCGGCGCTTTTGGCAATCTTACAGCCTAAGACATGGTTGTGGATGCTTGTCTGTGCGGGAATCGGAGTTATCCCGGCGATAATCAGTCTGAAATTTGCAGAGCCGATGGTTATCATTGCAACGGGGCTGTTCGGAGGCATTACAGCTGCTGCAAAAGGAGCTGAACTGCTTGGATTTTCAGAGCAGATCATTGTTTGGATTGTCGGTCTGGTAGCTGCATGTTTTGGAATCATGGTGCAGTTTATTCTGGAAGGAAGAAAACAGGGTAAAAAAGAAGTTGCAGCGGCAAAGCATATCCGGTCAGAGAAATCTATTGAGAATGAAATTGAGGCAGCTCGTTCGCTGTTTTCAGATGACGAAGAAGAGTAGGGAAAAACTTTATGATAAAACAGTACTGGTCGAAGGAGAGACATTGATATCCTCCTTTGAAAAGTACTGTTTTTTGTTTAGAAAGCAGGAGAAAACGTATCAAGAGATTGCGATTGGGGGATAAAAAGAGTATAATTAAGAAAAGTGTAACGGTAAAGGGGGCTTACTCTTGAAGATCGATATGCATTGTCATGTAAAAGAAGGCTCGGTAGACAGCAGGGTTAGTCTGGAAGAATATATTCAGATACTGAAGGAAAAAGGATTTCAGGGGATGGTGGTAACAGATCACAATACTTACAACGGTTATCGTCAGTGGAAATATGTTCTGAAAGAAAAATACCAGGATGATTTTGTTGTTCTGAAGGGAATTGAATATGATACGAGGGATGCCGGACATATCCTTGTGATTATGCCGGAAGGTGTAAGGATGCGCCTGCTGGAGCTTCGAGGACTTCCGGTGGCGGCGCTGATTGACTTTGTGCACAGGCATGGAGGGATTCTCGGACCGGCACATCCTTGTGGAGAAAAGTATCTCAGCTACGCACATACAAAGGGATATTATAATGCACCGGAGTATGCGAAACGATTTGACTTTTTTGAAGTGTTCAACGCCTGTGAATCCCCGGAATCTAACGAAGGGGCAATGAAACTGGCTATGAAGTATCAAAAGCCGGGAGTGGGCGGCAGTGATGCTCATCGTCCGGATTGTGTAGGGATGGCGTATACAGAACTTCCGGAGCCGGTCACATGTGAGACAGAGCTGATCGCACTGATCCGTAAGAAAGAGAATATTAAGGCGGGCGGTTCTAACTATAATAAGACAACGAAAGAGAAAATGGGCAAAGCGAATAAGCTTCTTGTATATTCTTTCTGGTTTTATAATATGGGAGGAACAATTTTGCGCCATTATAAACGAAATAAGAAAAATCGTCTGGAGAATCCAATCGATCCGATTGATCCGATTGAAACGACTGTAGATATAAAAAAGCATGGCAGAATAGGCTAATACCGGAAAGGATACATTGGAAAATATGTGGTTAAGAGAAGAACTGAAGATACGCGGAAAAAATTGCTTCCTGAAAAATTATTTGACGACAGTCGCAGTCGGGGCAATTCTGCTGCTTTTGAATGGAGATTTGTTCAGGTTTCGTTTCGAGTTTGATATTGATACGGTAAGGGATATGATCTGGAATGGTTTTCATTCCATTGAGATGATGGGAATTACTGGATTATTCAGCATGTTGGTAAGTGGTCTTGTAAGTATGATCGGGCTGCTTGGGATTTTGTTTACAATTTTTGTGAAAAATATCCTTGAAGTTGGAGCAAAACGCATGTTTATGGAGAACCGCGAACATAGGACGGGCGTTGGGACAATTTTGTACGGATTTCAGAGTAAAGGGTATGGAAATGTGGCGCTGACATTGTTTTTGCGTGACCTTTATACAGCGCTTTGGACATTGTTGTTTATCATTCCGGGAATTGTAAAATCATATGAATACAGGATGGTACCATACATTCTGTCTGAGAATCCGGAGATGCCTCATCAGAGAGCGTTTGAGATCAGCCGGCAGATGATGACAGGACAGAAGCTGGATACATTTATTCTTGATCTGTCTTTTATCGGATGGGCAATTCTCGGAGGACTGACTTGCGGAATTGTTAAAATCTTTTATTTGAAGCCTTACTATGAGGAGACTTATGCAGAACTTTATGCAGTATTTCGCGCACATGCATTTTACACAGGTGCATTGACGTATACAGACCTGCCGGGGTATGGAGAAGCAGATGATGAGTATATCAGGAGCTAGAGAATATGACAGAGTATAGAACATTGCTAAGACGTCAGAGGGCGTACTATCAAAGCGGAAGAACGAGAAGCTATGGCAGTCGGATGAAAAGTCTTGACAGGATGTACCGTTGGATTGAAGTTCACGAGAAAGAGATAGAAGAAGCGCTTCGGGCTGATCTTGGAAAGGCGGCTTTTGAAGCTTATGCAACAGAAATCGGTATCGTGAAAGAAGAAATCCGGTTTCATCAGAAACATCTTCGCCGTTATATGAAGATTAAGAAAGTTAAGACACCGGTCACACAATTTCCGGCAAGCTCTTTTATCTATCCGGAACCGTATGGAGTGGTACTGATTATGTCGCCGTGGAATTATCCGTTTCAGCTTACGATCGCGCCGCTGGCAGCAGCATTGGCGGCGGGAAATTGTGCAATTGTGAAACCGTCAGCCTATGCAGCCTGTACATCTGAACTTTTGAAGCAAATGATTGGAGAACTTTTTCCAAAGGCCTATGTCTGTGCTGTGACAGGAGGAAGAGCGGAGAATGAAATGCTGCTAGAGGAGAAATTTGACTATATTTTTTTCACGGGAAGCAGTTCTGTTGGAACTTATGTGATGGAAAAGGCAGCGCGCCATCTTACCCCGGTCAGTCTTGAACTCGGAGGGAAGAGCCCGTGCATTGTTGATGAAAGTGCAGATATCCGTCTGGCGGCAAGGAGAATTGTTTGGGGAAAGTTTTTGAATGCAGGTCAGACCTGTGTGGCGCCGGATTATCTTCTTGTGCATCATAAAGTGAAAGACAGGCTTGTAAAGGCAATCTGCAGCGAGGTCAAAAGAGCTTATGGAGCAAACCCGTTGGAAAGTCCGGATTATCCGCATATTATCAACGAGAAACATTTCAATAGGTTGTGCGGTCTGCTGAGAGAAGGAAGATTGCTGACCGGCGGGGAAGTACGCGAAAAGACGTTACAGATTGCGCCTGCGCTTATGGATCAGGTTAGTTGGGATGCAGCGGTTATGCAGGAAGAGATTTTCGGACCGATTCTTCCAATCATAACATTTTATGATGTGAAAGAAGTGATCGACAGTGTGAGAAGCAGACCGAAACCGCTGGCGCTTTATCTCTTCACAAAGAAGAGAAGTGTTGAAAAAGAGATTTTGAAAAATCTTTCTTTCGGAGGAGGATGTATTAATGATACAGTGGTACATCTGGCGACAAGTCATCTTCCCTTCGGAGGAGTTGGAGAAAGCGGAATGGGTTCCTATCACGGTCAGGCAGGGTTTGATACATTTACGCATAAGAAAAGTATCATGAAGAAATCGCTTATAGTTGATGTTCCGGTACGCTATGCGCCGTACAGAAAGAAACTTTGGATCGTAAAAAAACTGATGAGGTAAGTCAGTAGAATTTATTATAAGCAAAAAGGATATGTCAGATTGGCATATCCTTTTTGGGTCGTGTGATTTTGTATGTACGATTCTGTGTAAAGTTATTTATGCAAAGATCTCAGATAGTCCTGAAGATCTTTCAGAGCATTGGAATAGCGGGAAGAATGCATATGTGGAAAGGCTTTTACAATACGTTTGTGGAGTTTACTGGAGTGATTGCGCAAATCCCGGTAGTGTTCCAGCAGTTCTTCCATATGTGCTCTAATATCTTCAGAAAGCTCGTCTTTGCGCCCCCTGATATCTTCAGAAAGCTCTTCTCTGCGCTCCCTGATATCTTCAGAGAAATCCTCCCGGCGTTCCTGGAGCTGCTGTACCAGTTCATCAAAGTGTTTTTTGTAGTCATCTTTGAACTCCAGTGTTCCCATCACATTTTTGTAAATATTTTCGCCGAGTCGGTCGGAAATGGAATGAAGTTCCCCGGCAATCTGTTCCATGCGCTCAAGACGTTTGTTCATCTTGAAGATACCGGAAGCGGTTACATAAGTGTCGATTAGAATCGTAATTCCGAAAACGGCGATGAGAATCCAGCCGAGTGTGTGCGGCAGGAAACGGATCCCTGCTGCGACAAGCGGATGAAATACTTTGACGATAAATACGCAGGCAACACCCCAGATTAATGAAAACAGCAGGCAGACATAGCCATTGAGATTAAGGGGCATATTGGAATAGTCCCACCAGCGGCTGTGGAATAGTTTCTCAAGAAGAAATCCGGTCAGCCATTCCAGAGCAGTAACGACAATTGTTGAAACAAGATAAAGAAGAAACAGGTTATCTTGAAACGGTGTCAGGAACAAGATGACGGTGCTGACGCCAAAACCGTAAATCGGACAGATAGGGCCATTTAGAAAGCCGCGGTTTACGAAATGATGTTCTTTAAAGGCGGCAAAGGCAACTTCGGTGCACCAGCCAAGAAATCCGTAAATAAAAAAGTTTAAAAGATAATGATACACGATAAATTCCGTCCTTTCTGGTAAGTTTGTATTATGTTGATATATTATAAGCGGAAATAAGAACTCTGTAAATAAAAAACTAACTTTTTACAGGAGATTTGCTGATAAAACAGAAAGAGAATATAACAGTAAATAAATTGATTTTTTTTAATCTCTTTTAACTGCTTTCTTATCCAGTTGCAGTGGAGTTCTTGCGCCAATTTTGGCGTATATGCTAGAATAACCACCATAGTAAGATAAGGGAGGATACTGATTATGGGAATGACGATGACGCAGAAGATTCTTGCTGCCCACGCAGGACTTCCATCCGTGGAGGCAGGTCAGTTAATAGAAGCAAAATTAGATGTGGTAATGGCCAATGATATTACCGGACCTATGGCTGTTCCGGTATTTTATCAGATGGCAGAGAAAGTGTTTGATCCGGAGAAAGTAGTGCTTGTGCCGGATCATTTTACACCGAATAAAGATATTAAATCAGCGGAAAACTCAAAGTCTATCCGGGAGTTTGCAAAGAAGCAGGGACTGAAATGGTACTTTGAGATCGGACGTATGGGAATTGAACATGCAATCCTTCCGGAAGCAGGAATCACTGTGGCAGGAGAGTGCATTATCGGAGCTGATTCACACACTTGTACATACGGGGCGCTGGGAGCATTTTCCACAGGAGTAGGAACGACAGACATTGCTACAGGAATGGCGACAGGTGAACTTTGGTTCAAGGTGCCGGGGGCGATTCAATTTGTGCTGACAGGGAAACCATCGCCGTATGTGAGCGGCAAAGATATTATCCTCCATATTATCGGGAAGATCGGTGTAGATGGAGC
This genomic window contains:
- a CDS encoding DUF975 family protein; its protein translation is MWLREELKIRGKNCFLKNYLTTVAVGAILLLLNGDLFRFRFEFDIDTVRDMIWNGFHSIEMMGITGLFSMLVSGLVSMIGLLGILFTIFVKNILEVGAKRMFMENREHRTGVGTILYGFQSKGYGNVALTLFLRDLYTALWTLLFIIPGIVKSYEYRMVPYILSENPEMPHQRAFEISRQMMTGQKLDTFILDLSFIGWAILGGLTCGIVKIFYLKPYYEETYAELYAVFRAHAFYTGALTYTDLPGYGEADDEYIRS
- a CDS encoding aldehyde dehydrogenase, producing the protein MTEYRTLLRRQRAYYQSGRTRSYGSRMKSLDRMYRWIEVHEKEIEEALRADLGKAAFEAYATEIGIVKEEIRFHQKHLRRYMKIKKVKTPVTQFPASSFIYPEPYGVVLIMSPWNYPFQLTIAPLAAALAAGNCAIVKPSAYAACTSELLKQMIGELFPKAYVCAVTGGRAENEMLLEEKFDYIFFTGSSSVGTYVMEKAARHLTPVSLELGGKSPCIVDESADIRLAARRIVWGKFLNAGQTCVAPDYLLVHHKVKDRLVKAICSEVKRAYGANPLESPDYPHIINEKHFNRLCGLLREGRLLTGGEVREKTLQIAPALMDQVSWDAAVMQEEIFGPILPIITFYDVKEVIDSVRSRPKPLALYLFTKKRSVEKEILKNLSFGGGCINDTVVHLATSHLPFGGVGESGMGSYHGQAGFDTFTHKKSIMKKSLIVDVPVRYAPYRKKLWIVKKLMR
- a CDS encoding PHP domain-containing protein: MKIDMHCHVKEGSVDSRVSLEEYIQILKEKGFQGMVVTDHNTYNGYRQWKYVLKEKYQDDFVVLKGIEYDTRDAGHILVIMPEGVRMRLLELRGLPVAALIDFVHRHGGILGPAHPCGEKYLSYAHTKGYYNAPEYAKRFDFFEVFNACESPESNEGAMKLAMKYQKPGVGGSDAHRPDCVGMAYTELPEPVTCETELIALIRKKENIKAGGSNYNKTTKEKMGKANKLLVYSFWFYNMGGTILRHYKRNKKNRLENPIDPIDPIETTVDIKKHGRIG